AAACGTCCCAGGAAACACCCCTCCGACGAGCCCGCTAAGCCCAAAGTGTGGAAACCCCTCGGAAGGCCCAGGAAGTATCCTCTGGTGGAACCTCCGGAGGGAGCCCCCGCGCCCCCCCGCCGCTCTCCTGGTCGACCGCGCAAGTCGGAATCCAAGCGAGGCGCCCGCCACTTGCGCAAGCCCGCCTCCACGCGCCCGCCGTCGACGCCGGGCGAGGACGGCGCGCCGCGCAAAAGGGGACGCCCCAAGGGCTCCGGCAAGTACAAAGTCCAAAGCGAGGCCCCGCCGGACGGCAGCCCCTTGAACCATTCCGACGACGCCGTGGAGGAGCGAATGGAACAGGAGGCGGGAGAGCGCCGAGACGACGCCCCCGCCCAGCAGCAGGAAGAAAACGCCGGCGCTGAGGAGGGGGCCACTGCCCAGGAGTGACATCACAAGCGTCCAAACGGCGCGCTTGATGAACAATCTGTCACTGGTAGGCGACATTGTAGTCCGGTAAGTTAGATTAACCTTTGACTGACTAACcctcttttctttttcaccATGTCTTACTAGAAAGTCTTTGACTTTTGCTTTTTGCTcggttggtttgtttttttaagatttttagttTCTCCACTTTAGTTCTCGCAAAAGTTTCTAGTTTCTTGTGTGACTCCGCTCGAGTCAGGCGCTTCGGCACACTGGCAATCAGCAGGAAATAGAATAAtgtagtgacaaaaaaaaaaaaaaaaaaaaatgcgtagaAGTCTTTGTaacctttgacttttttttaacacccagaAGTCCTCGCTAACTGGTTTGTTAGCATTGATTAtattaaaaacttaaaaaaaaaaaaaaaaaaaaaaaaaatcccccaccAGCACACATCTTGCTTTTAACCCCTGATGACTGTAAAAGGTTGTTCACACTTGGAAAGGGTTGATTTTCGGTTCCGTGTGAACGCGCCTACGATGTAATACATACTTCACTGTGTATTTTGTTGAATTCCtctttaagaagaaaaaaaaaatcatgctgttaaatatttttgtgctttttcttttctccatAGTTTTCTAGTCAGTCTAATGCCTGATAGTCGTATGATTGCCATTTTAGGCTACGTTCACACTGCAGGGTTCGATGTGGATTTTCTTGGTCAAATCCAATCGTTTTATGTGGTCGTCGCActtattgaaaataaatgcaaCTTTTAATTGTCAGCGGAATGCATCTGCGGCGCAGTATTTGCTGATGTAAATATGACACAAGTTGGATTAAAATCAAGTCAACTATAATAACACTTAAATCGTGATGAGTCAAGCCTAAACCGGTAACCCCCACACgtccagcaaaaaataaaaataaaaaataaaaaaataatgaaaatttaCCTGCAGCTTGAACATAGCCCTTACTTCATTtcggttgttcttttttttttttttttttttttttctttattgataGCCAAAGCTTTGAATGTacctctttatttttattattatttttttaacttctggGTATTAGTCTCGTAtagcttgacaaaaaaaaaaaaaaaaaaaaatctctgtctCAAACACCTTCCTGCCATGAAGATTTCTTCCTTTCTATTTGGACTTTACCCCCctccaatttatttttcaagtcaCATTAGTGCTTTCTCACCTTCAATCTTTGACATGTagctgttaaatatttttcatactgtcataattatgtatttttttgtttttgttttgtttttaattgttggGTCATAAAAACAATCCAATTCCAACCAATAAAATGAAGCAATTTGGATTTTCGTGTTTTTGACAAGAAGCCAATTTGTATGATATGCtcttgaaataaaatgttgacCTTGTTTGCATTTTTGTGGTTCACGCGTGTCTATGATCTTGGTGGCCCGCCCGCGCTGTGCTGAAAAAAGGTGAGTACCATGAAAGATGGCCGACTTATCTTGTTTATTgcatttgtgttgtgtttttattgcaaGTTAGTCAAATAGTTGCAGTTCTTtctgagattatttttttttaaacattattattattaattcaatctctggtgtaataacctcatttattgattaattgaattatttattttattttatgtgttcttattgctgctgcaTATGTAAATTTCACAGAGGGagtcatcccaaagggatcaataaagtcaaatctAAGTCAAGTGACGTCACGCTGAGACAGGCGATTTAGGTATGGACTATATCCCCTGGAGTGAAAATCTGGCAGTGGGAGCTGTTTTTGCCAAtgttgccacaaaaaaaagactcaccCATGCCAGGTATTGCAACTGAATAAATGTTgcgggttttttgtttgtttgtttgtttttctgaatgctCGTAAACGTATTTAATTGGAACATTGGTATTTGCATGAATGAATATTTGCAAACAATATTGGTATAAAAGGATATGATCAACATTTTACAAAAGCTATTTTATAAGGAATCAAGGaagccccacaaaaaaaaaaagtcaaatacatTCACCGGCCACTTTATTAGGCACACTACCACATGGCAGCAAGTCGATGAAGTTATCATGTAGACATAATCAAGACGCTACAGTTTAATACTTTAAATTGAAATGATTTTTATATAATAGAAATGTTACAATACTGTATACTACGGTGTGTTAATGCGCGTAGCATATAATAAAGTTACTACTACCATACTCATGCACACATGCTTATAATATGCAGGCGTGTACCCAAGTTAAGTAAAAACGTTTATGACCTAATTTTAACAATAATTAGTTATAATAAAATTATGGCTACTATGTTCGACTTGGGCTTACAAGATTCTACATTGAATTTATTCCAACGtagaagatttaaaaaaaaaaaacgaaaacgtcGCAtcgtctttattatttttttgcatcactACTTAGTAATATTATAAtcatttaattcattaaaataaaagttataaTTTGTTTTCCTAAAATCTAAATTTCGTATGCGCGCTTAATAAAATCGATATAGGAACCAAGTGACGTAACAAGTCGTTCCTACCCGGATAGATTGAAATGGACGGACCGCCACAAGCATTTTAGTGGGGGACTCCTTGGACAAATCTTTCATGCGAGTTTTTGTGTAAAatcaccacaaaacattttgggGGCACTTTAAAGGTAAGAGCACCGTTGGTCGGTCGTGCTTGATATTTTAAGCGGCGACGTTTGCTCGCCGTGGTCGATTTTGAAGCCGGCTATCGCGGAGAAAAAAACACGCTCCGAAAAAGCACACCGATTGTTTGCTGTAACATGATGGACGCGAGTGGTCGGTTTTCTCGGCGAAAAATTGCACGGATTTTAGGGAATTTTTTCGTTTCATGGGTTTAATATTCGGAGCGCGGAGCGAAAATAGATTTAATGTGGAGCGCGATGTTTTTATTGTGAAATATAATCGGCACTGGGGAAACACTTGAGTTGTCGCGACGCCTTCCCAGCATTGTAAGAGTGATGGCCATGAATTTGTGGCCCTGATAAGTGATAGCACACCTCCCCAACAACAACGACGGCAGTAATTTACTAAAACGATATTTTCGGCttaatttttcatattttatatCTTAATTTCAGAAAGCATGTATTGCTTTTCGCTTTTTTGGGGGTgtggtttatttttaatgagcCAGCGTTTGTGTTgggaaaatggcaaaaaaaaataaaatagtaaaaacaaaacatttaaattaaatgactGACTCAGCTTTATTAAATGtaatgtttatatatttgttccaaaatatatatttaatgtgttcctaaattattatatttatttaaatattaggCGAATATGCAATTATCCTAAagtagtttatttttaattcaatgtAATTTTAATAAGGCTATTTCTAAATGCTTtatggaaatgaaaaaaaaacttaaagggatgctttacttatttagccatttttggtagtcaaacaatattttgcctataataaatttcatattttcattattttttatgtacaattagtacctttaaaaacacaatttgcaacttgctgtcgactgaaaatgacatcacaagggttacctgagcccttgtgatgtcattcagtcgacagcaagttgcaaaatgtttttaaagtactatttgtacatggaaaaataatgaaagtatcaaattatagacaaaatattaactttttattgctataatttgctaaataagtgaagtatactTTAAATGTGGCTACAGTCAGTAGGCCCAAGTTGTTGACTGTATAGAATATTTGAAGTAACATGGTTTATTTTTGGATTATAAGTGAATGATGCTACTTTATTGTTTCGCGatgctattcttttttttgtatcactgaAATATAACTGATTAACTGTTGAAAAACTGGAGCCCAAAGTGCCTCAATTCGTCGTGTTTTGCAAAATGGCCAGCAGAGGTCAGCGCCATTCATCGCGTACTCAGGTTGTCATTCTTCATAAGAGGAGGGCTATGAGCAAAACattcgttttaaaaaatgaatgtcaACAATTTTTGATGTAAAAACAGATCAACAATTTAGCATTGAGCCATCAAATTGCATTCATTGAGTAACGCCACACTTTTGCCTCTTGCCTGCTCTTTCCttatgaagacttttttttttttttttttttatcttcccaGGTgccaattaaatcaaaatggtccATGCGAACGGCAGCGAAGAAGAGCTGAAAATGGTTGAAGAGCAAGGCAATGCTCTAAACCAACAGGAGTCCAGTGAGGACATTTCTGCCAGCGTCCCGGTGAAAAGGGGCAGGGGAAGACCCAAAGGTTCCAAGAAGCCGCAAATCAGCGTTCCCGACGTAAACCTCATGGAGATCGTTTCAGGCATCGCCAACAGCAACCCTGCGCTGGACTTCATCAACGCGAGCGGCGGCGAAGATCGTGTGCCCAAGAAGAGGGGCCGGCCAAAGGGCTCCGGCAGCAAGCGTTCGGTGGAAAAGGAGGCCGACCAAAATGGTTTGGACACGCCCAAAAGGGGAGTCGGGCGTCCCAAAGGATCCGGCAAGCGCAAGGCCGAGAAAGTCACCAGCGAGGATGAGAGCGACAACTCGGCCAAAAAGGAGCCTCGTGTTGAGCGAGACGGCGACGACGACCCCTTGCCCAATGGCATCGCCGCCCCGCGCGGCAGAGGAAGACCGAGGAAGAGCACCGCCGAGCGGCGAGCGCCGCCCGGCCCCAAAAGAGGGCGGGGCCGACCAAAGAAGCATCTTGTCACCGGGGGAGCCCCGGCTGGTCGTCGGGCCAGAGGTCGCCCGCGCAAGTCGGACGCCGTCAAACGTCCCGCTGCCTCGTACGACGGACCCCCGCGGCAAAGAGGTCGTCCCAGGAAGCACCCCTCGCTTGCCAAGCCCAAAATGTGGAAGCCCCTCGGGAGACCCAGGAAGTATCCTGTGGTGGAACCCCCGGAAGGAGccaccgcccctccccgccgcaaACCGGGTCGACCACGTAAGTCTGAAACCAAACGAGGCGCCCACCTGCGCAACCCCGCCTCCACGCGGCCCCCGGGACGCCCCCCTTCGACGCCGGGCGACGACGGCGCGCCGCGCAAAAGGGGACGCCCAAAGGGCTCCGGCAAGAACGAAGTCCAAAGCGAGGCCCCGCTGGACGGCAGCCCCTTGAACCATTCCGACGACGCCGGGGAGGAGCGAAGGGAACAGGAGGCGGGAGAGCGCCGGGACGACGCCCCCGCCCAGCAGCGGGAAGAAAACGCCGGCGCTGAGGAGGGGGCCACTGCCCAGGAGTGACATCACAAGCGTCCAAACGGCGCGCTTGATGAACAATCTGTCAAGTGCTGTCACGATTGAAAATTTTtgaatcgattattcaatcgaatAATTGGTTAcattgttttacaaaaaaacattatttttctccTGATTTCTGGTCATTAACCAacaattgttgtttattttctattttagtgattaaaaaaaaaaaaagtcttctttttttttttttttgccatgtctgACTTGAAACTTTTCGACTTTAGctatttggtttgtttttttaagacttcTTAGTGCTCCGCTTTAGTTCTTGTGGAAGTTTCCAGTTTTTTTTGCGTGACACCGCTCAATTCAGGTGCTCACGAGGGATCCGGAGGAAATAGAATACtgacgaaaaacaaaaaaatccaattccaaccaaTAAAATGAAGCGACAggattttgatttatttgagtgtttttgacaagccaatTTGTAAGATATGttcttgaaataaaatgttgacCTTATTTGCATTTAGGTGGTTCATGTGTGTGTCTATGAACTTGGTGGCCCGCCCTTtttgttcatatatatatatatattgattagttataattctttaacaAACGCAAGTTCCCTCCTGTAGACATTAAGCAAatgctttttacttttactcatgAAGTAAATTTTAGagcctgcacttttttttactttcacttgagtaattatttgaatgagtacttttaccaaagtctttttttttttatgcaagtatttgtatttttacttaagtacagaatgtcagtacttttcccatctctgacGACATTATGATAGACATTGTACTGTTTGTGGTACATTGTGGGTGTTGATCTTGGCATGGCAAGTCACAATTTccataaaataaattcatatgGATTAGTTTTAGGAGGAAATGAAAACTTAAATTAGTCCATTCTTAGTACATTTTTCAATTAGAGCCGCAAATAAGCTTTTGTagcggttttttgttttgttttgtgcaccGTGATTCCCAATATGCCCTATTTTTCCTAGCACATCAGGTTTCCTTCGTAAAATGGATTTTTGTAATAATTCTACATTTAATTTATGATATTTAGTAATATTTATGAATTAAGAGTTAGGTTCAGCAAACAGCCGCAATTTATTTCCTGAAACGTCTTAGCTCTGAACAGGCCACCGGGTGGCGCCAGTGAGCAACAAGCAGAAGAATTTGGTTGGATTTGATTGGTGGACTTTCACCCGCAGAGCGGAGACAGGTGAGCCCAATCAAGTGCTGATTGCAGAACACAGGTAGGCAAGATGGCGACCGCGCGTGGCCTTTTCTCAGGTAAGTGAGCACACGTTTGGCGTTTGTTCACCTTTCTCAAGGACATTTTGCTTGTTGCAGGATTTTCACACGTGACGTGAGGCACAAAACCGCGTTTGAGGtttgcgcacacacgcacacgttaCAATTCACTtccgtttgttttatttagcacATTGTCTCATttgtttctccccccccccccccccccactatttgaaatgtttttggtttgtttttaaagctgGCCAGctcttttgtgtattttgtttttctcgcaAATCGGAGCTATTGCAATGTACTTTCTCCATCTTAATGTTCATGTGGAAGGTTATTcatgactattttttattttttttttgcaacttttgAATGTGGCATTTTGTTCAATGTAATCAAGTTGTGAGCAAATGCAATCATGTGACGAGGTGGCAACTCATCTATCAACGTTTCCCAAGTGTGAGCTGATGTACGCGAATATCTAGTCCAGCGTTCGAGGTTTCCAACTAGATTGGCCCATCAGTTTCCAGATGTAGTAGTAAAGTTGTTGTTCCCCTTTCTTGCAGGGGAGCCTTTTGAAGTAGAATATTTCCCCCCATGCACCCACTCAGTGTGGGACAGATGTCACGATGAATTGACTGAAGGTGACATGTACAAATGAAGTGAGCAGCACAAAATTAacagtgcgtgtgtgttttgcagGCTGGAAGAGGAGCCAAATGTGACGAGGAAAAGGAACAAATCCGAATCAAGCGGCACACAAGTTGACATGTTGGGGGATCGTGAACAGGAGGGGGTCGTGTGTTGAGCCTTGGTTGACTTTGGTTATGGGTGACAATTGTGTGCGACGTTAGAAAAGTTGCGTTGAAATGAGGGCAGGTGTCGAAATGGTTTGGAAGGTTGATGGTTGGAGTCTGTTCTTGCTTGAGGTGGTTTGTAGTTTTTGTGGCTTGTCTGGATCCAGAgcagctttttttgtgtgaggtTGGCAATTGAAAGGTGGGCTGGTGCAGTTTTCTCCCCCCTCCCCTACTGTTTTTCCAACTTCTGGAGGAACCAGATTTGGTGAGGAACTGGACCAGGCCGGTcaatgaggttgtgggtttttttgttttgttttgttttcttcttcttctttctcccTCTCCATAGCCAGGTAAGAGTACGCAAACACCAACACAATAAACAAGTGTAAGATGAAGAACTTTGATCCTGAAAACTGACACTGttgtgcttgtttgttttccttcagtTCCCTGTGGTGACCTGCAGGTTGTGCTGTGGGACGGTCCGAGAGGCACCAGGAACAACTGGACGAGGGTCATCTTGGCACAAGTCGAACTTTTGTGGTCTCATCGGAGGGCTCAGTAAGATGGGCCGAGGAAAAGAGCAACTCCACACGTCAAATCAAGAATCACAATTCGGCTCACCTGCGTATAATCTGTCTGCGGAGAGTGTAAATGATGGACAGCAGCTTTTGAACTCTTCAGGTGGAGAATTTGACTTGAATATTGGAcaggacttttttatttttttttttatttttttttttgtgagtgctcatgttaaaatgtttgtcttgCTTGTCTGTGTTGCAGCACAAATTGAAgatggtttttgttttgcatggtGGAGGAGACACAAGGTCAGGTCAACACAAACATGTACCAGAAAATTATTATTggcatttatttcaataattaaaaaaaaaaaaaaaaattatcttttgaTTATTCAGAATACAgaaagtgaaatatttcaagcctttGTTTCCGTTTGGATGATTATGTCAGAAATACAAAATCCAGTGTTTGACAAAATGAGAATTTCATGTGACCAACAAAAAATTCCTGGTAGACAACCTTGACTGTTGACTTGATAGTCCACTCGTTAGGAAACTCCTGCAGATCTTTAAATCTTCGTTGCTTGACATTCTCTCCATCGCCGTCACTTGTGCACCTTTTCCAGCCACGTTTTCTCCTTCCTCTGTTCATGTCCTTCTGATGCGGCGCTTTTTGAGCATCCAGCTGCTTTTGCAATTGTTTTCTCTCCTGTTGATGGTTTTCTGCACAACTGTCAAGTCATCAGTCTTGCACATGATTCTGAAGTCGACTAACCCAGACTGAGACCATTTGAATGCCTCTGAACTTGGACTTGGTCATGATATTCTAATTTTGGCAAAgactagatttttatttatttagtttgtctTTATGCCATAATCATCAAAATTGTAACAGGCTTGAAATACTTAACTTTGTCACTTGTATTGCAAatctttgactttttaaaacatttaaataaattgacTATTTCTTGATATTGTAACTTTGTCATGCatccatacacacacaaaaaaaatctttcatcaGGCTGTGAATGGTCATGTGTTATTGTGCAATCTCTTCCCTGTGTTGTCTTCCTGCATGTTGTGGTCCGTTCGGAGGCGGAGCCAGCGGACGAAGGTAATGATCCACGCACACAATGAAGTGAGCAGCACACAATTGATTGTACATGAACTAACCGTCCAT
This portion of the Festucalex cinctus isolate MCC-2025b chromosome 19, RoL_Fcin_1.0, whole genome shotgun sequence genome encodes:
- the LOC144007855 gene encoding uncharacterized protein LOC144007855 isoform X1; translated protein: MRLWVFLFCFVFFFFFLPLHSQFPVVTCRLCCGTVREAPGTTGRGSSWHKSNFCGLIGGLSKMGRGKEQLHTSNQESQFGSPAYNLSAESVNDGQQLLNSSAQIEDGFCFAWWRRHKAEPADEGAGVEGKVLLPGVDLQDFWRNQIW
- the LOC144008018 gene encoding uncharacterized protein LOC144008018, whose product is MVHANGSEEELKMVEEQGNALNQQESSEDISASVPVKRGRGRPKGSKKPQISVPDVNLMEIVSGIANSNPALDFINASGGEDRVPKKRGRPKGSGSKRSVEKEADQNGLDTPKRGVGRPKGSGKRKAEKVTSEDESDNSAKKEPRVERDGDDDPLPNGIAAPRGRGRPRKSTAERRAPPGPKRGRGRPKKHLVTGGAPAGRRARGRPRKSDAVKRPAASYDGPPRQRGRPRKHPSLAKPKMWKPLGRPRKYPVVEPPEGATAPPRRKPGRPRKSETKRGAHLRNPASTRPPGRPPSTPGDDGAPRKRGRPKGSGKNEVQSEAPLDGSPLNHSDDAGEERREQEAGERRDDAPAQQREENAGAEEGATAQE